The sequence TACAGATGGGTATAGGTGAGTACAGGTGGGTATAGCTGAGTACAGATGGGTGAAGGTGTTAATAGCTGAGTACAGATGGGTGCAGGTGGGTAAAGGTGAGTGCAGCTATGTACAGGTGGGTATAGCTGAGTACAGATGGGTGAAGGTGTTTATAGCTGAGTACAGATGGGTGCAGGTGGGTAAAGGTGAGTGCAGCTATGTACAGGTGGGTATAGCTGAGTACAGGTGGGTATAGCTGAGTACAGGTGGGTGAAGGTGTTTATAGCTGGGTGCAGGTGGGTAAAGGTGAGTGCAGCTATGTACAGGTGGGTATAGCTGAGTGCAGGTGGGTAAAGGTGAGTGCAGCTATGTACAGGTGGGTATAGCTGAGTGCAGGTGGGTAAAGGTGAGTACAGGTGGGTGAAGGTGTTTATAGCTGAGTACAGGTGGGTGCAGGTGGGTAAAGGTGAGTGCAGCTATGTACAGGTGGGTATAGCTGAGTGCAGGTGGGTAAAGGTGAGTGCAGCTATGTACAGGTGGGTATAGCTGAGTGCAGGTGGGTAAAGGTGAGTGCAGCTATGTACAGGTGGGTATAGCTGAGTGCAGGTGGGTAAAGGTGAGTGCAGCTATGTACAGGTGGGTATAGCTGAGTGCAGGTGGGTATAGCTGAGGACAGGTTGAACTCCTGACGAGTTTTGGGGCCGTGTTGTAGTAGTTTAGCGGAACACGTGCTCAGGTAGCTCGGTCACAGGTGATCTGGTGGAATGTAAATAATATTGGCTGAGCGCGCGCGTTTCCTCTGTAAATGATTAGCAAATATCGCGGTATTTCCGGTGGGTAACACGGAAGCTCGTTTGGGTGACGTGGCCACCTTTAGCAGAGACATGGAGCCGGAGGATCTGAACCCCGCTGAGACTCCAGAACCTCAGCAACCACCAGAACCACCAGCAGAACCTCAACAACCACTAGAACCCCCAGCCGAACCTCAACAACAACCTGAACAGCAGCAGAGTTCGGACTGGAACTGGGGTTTCTCTTTAGAGGAGATATTCAGACTGGCGCTGAAGTTCTTTAAAGGTACAGAAATAAACAGGTTTATAACTATCAGCTCCAAACACTGTTCCTCACTGTTCTAACCTGCTCCTCACAGCTCCTCGCTTTTCCTCACAGACTGACTGTTCTAACTTgcgccctttctctctctcactccaatATTGAACcaggtaacttaaccagccaggtgCACAGCTTAAGGTGGAATGACTGTAACAGTAAGAGACGAAGCTGTAGCACTAGAACTGAACTCCTTCACtataaggtggaacagaaaaaatataaacaatactaATTCTATATACCAGCTGCTGTACTTAgggtttaatagaaaaaaaatctccAGCTTTGTGCCGTTTTAGATTATGCAGCCGTTTCGTCCAGTCAACTGcttcactatttaaggtggaacgaaaacgTCAAATAGCCGTTGTTAGTGTGAATATCGCGAGtggtagcatttaaggtggaactgacaCTTAAATTTATTGCAGCACTAGAATAATTACTTAGCTTTTTAAGATGAAAACTATTTCACTAATATGAACTAAGCAAATATTCCAACACTAATGCAGGAGAAACTTACTCatgaaagtgggcgtggcagagTACAGTGGGTATGATAAGTGttttactaaatttattttttttaaatcgcgATATGTCACTGGATCCTGAATCGTAAGCTCTGTATTTTGATACGTGTggtattgccaagttcttgcctATACACAGCTCAATACACATGTGTATTGTTAATTATTATAACTATGTGTTTGTTACCTGCTTATTTTCAGAAATGAATGGAAAAGCCTTCAACCCGACATATGAAGAAAACCTGCGCTTGGTTGCACTTCATAAGCAAGTTTCACTCGGGCCCTTTAACCCCAATACCAGCCCAGAGATCGGGTTCTTTGATGTTCTGGGGAATGACAGACGGTAGGGGTGCAAGGATTTTTGACAACCAAAATAATTTGGCTAAAATTGGGGGgggggaactttttttttttggcgtttAGCTGAATAAGCAACAGGACAAAATAATTGATACTagtcaaagacacacacacatatatatatatatatatatatatatatatatatatatatatatatatatatatatatatatatatatatatatatattatgtgttagCTGGGATATTAAATCTAGCTGCGTTAGTCCCTGtaaacaataaaatcaaatactTTGGTACGTTAGCTAGCTACCAAGCAAACTAACTAACAAGATAACTCAGTAGGAGAAAATTAATATAGCTAGTTAATTAGCTAGAATCtataacagatagatagataaatactttattgatcccagagggaaattcttgAATAGTTAATTAACTGTCCACAGTAATGTATCTGAACATTTACAGAGAATGAATTTCCACATGCTGGACACAAAGCTGTATAAACAGTCAGGATCCGTGGTTATTTGGAATCCTGGTTATTGGGAATCCTGCATGAGTATTTtgaatcatgaaaaaaaaaaacattaattcagtTTTTAATCTTATGCTTTGTGAATTCCACCACACAGCAGCTGTCTGGCATGTTGATATTGTCAGTTTTAATACAGTTGTGATAGATCcataatgcaaataaacaaaGTCATATTTTGGGCGTGGCCTAATGCACTCTGTCTGTATTAATCTGGCAGGAAAGAGTGGGCACGGCTGGGCAGTATGGCGAAAGAGGATGCGATGGAGGATTTTGTGAAGCTTCTAAACTCCTGCTGTAGTCTATTTGCACCATATGTCACTTCGCACAAGATCGAGAAGGAGGAGCAGGGGAGGAGACTGTAAGTGTCACTCAAAGAAAATCATGATTCAGCTCCCTTCTTCCACTGTTATCTGTTACACTACATTTACACCACGTTTCCCTGTGGACCTGTTCACACCAGCTCAGCTGTCGGGTTTTAAATCTGTCTGTGACTTGTAAACAGGTTTCTGATCTCATATTGTTTCCGCTGGAAGTGGGGCGGGGTCGGTTACAGTAAGAGTCTTCCAGTGTTTTGTGGGAGTAGTCCTAAGCCCAAATCTAGATGAGCAGATAGTTTATCTTGTACTGCAGCCACAGGTATCACCTTCATcattagcttgttattgtagcATTTAActcagctaataataataatagtaataatagtcaTTATAATGTAATCATATCCGTCTCTGATCTCCTATGGATGTGATGGTGGTTTGAGTGATTAGATTTCAAAGCTCCTCCAGACACACTGTATCCTGTTTACACTGTATCCCGTTCAAACTGTATCCCGTTCAcgcctgttcacacctgttcacaaTTTATAGCGCACACTTATCATCACATACCCAGCAACCAGGATAATAATTCTAGGTGTGAACAGGGTTTTAGGTTATTGAATCACTGAAGATGGGAAGTCCtaagtttttaatgtgtttatttgatttttttgtttgtctcagaagagaagaggaggagcGTCTCCGTGCGGAACGAGAGGAGCAGGAACGACAGGATGAGGAGAAAAAACGACAACTTAAactggaggaggagaggaggaaacaGGAAGAGGAAGTGAGGAGGAAACAGGAGGAGGATCTGTTACTATTGTTGGAGCAAAAGTGAGTGAATAATGATTTaatcaacaaaaaaacactgtaatgttTACGCATACAAATGATGTGACAAATTTCCCACCAATATTTCGTATGATGTATTAACGGTTTAATTTATCGATATAATGGGTTCAGaattaatttatgattaaaaatgtgaaacaaattaaggggtgtgaatacttttgcaacctACTGTAAGAGAAAAGACTGCAGCATGGTGAAATCGATGGGAAAAGCTGtgtgtgaaaacagaccagaacCGGTCCTGGAAATCATTTATTCAGGATAAAGCGATAAAatgctaattattattattaatgttatgatattatgttttGATATTATTAATGCACTCTGAAATCTTTATTAGTTAACTGGAGAACTGAGGGAATTTAACCATTTAATGtgtctaatggcttcaggaataacgtattgtaaattaatatgcatttatagtgtgtatagagctaaaaaatatttagttttgtaaagtcTAAGTATAACATATTGGAGTTTGAACAGTAAGAAATAGTTTATATTCTGCAGCTGTTTTTCTGTAAATGCGACTGattccttcatatattgtgtaattttgtagtTCAAAGTAAATCCTACAATaattaaaacctttatttaaagccCTAATGTTCTATGTTCTGCGAACTCCTGACTGTAGAACACACCTATATAAAAGCAcagtaatgcaacaaaaaaaacacattaataataataataatagttataattacaataataataataataccatgaTATACCATGATACCTtcagaatctttaaaaaaaagtgatataaatgtttataaaatgttataccACCCAGTATTAAtcactgtaattaaaataattttagaaaatcaaagtGAATCTTTGAAACAGAATAAGATCACCATGAACAGTTCAGACTGATTTCATTGCATTGCATCAGTTTAgttccaaaaaaactaaacactcTTTATCAGGAATTCTGAGTGTCCTTTTGTTTAACTGGATCCAACAGAACAAAAGATAATCAGATATCAGTATCAGTTTTACAAAAAATAGCAAAACAGTGTTTTTCCACCACTtaataaatatatcatgttaagtcGTCCGTCATGTATGTATTTGTGTCTGCAGACAGCAGATCATGGCTGCATTAAATGCACAGACAACGGTGCAGTTCCTGCGGTATGCACAGCAGCAGTTCCCCGACAGCCCGGAACAGCAGCAGTTACTGATCCAGCAGCTTCAGGAACAGCACTACCGCCAGTACATCCAACAGGCCTACCAGGTTCAGCAGGTTACAAATCATCCTTTATGCAgagctgggctgggctgggctgggctatctactatttatctatctatctatctatactatTTTATACAggattaaaaaatttataaaattgTATATAATATCTAAACTGCTCCAAACCTGCCGAGAGCAGCTGCAGTGTTAGGGTTGTGTTTTTGGTGTCTTTGGTTTTACtactaaacactaatattttacattacattacattacattacatttggcagacgcttttgtccaaagagacttacaatagtcaagtacaatgtaaaataagtttaaaggtaaaacatctttggatagggataaaaggaggtcaaaggggaataataggatagaggagtgaaggaggggaagaaggaaatgaggttagaagtagttagtgtgttagaggtgttaagagagtaagtgctctttgaagagctctgtcttcaggagtttcttaaagatagcgagagatttgTCTTGTATATCACCTTTTCTCTTATTGAGTAACCAGTTCAGTATAGAGTAAATCACCCAGAACTATTAGCACATTATTGAGTGTTATATTtcagtattaatatttaaatgtgtgtgtgtgtgtgcaggtggagCAGAAACAGCAGGACTCTGCTGTAACTCAGGCCTCTCAGGTAACATCTCATTCAGACGATATGGAATCAGTAAAAAATGCCATCAACCAATCAGAATCCCAGAGTCCAGAGCCCAAACCATGCCATTTATTCTTAGGCCGCAGTCCAGGAGGTGAGTACCATTCACAACTGTGAGCTTTTATAACAATTTAATTACATCTACTGTAATTTAAACATACCCTCACTAGACACTATATTCAATAACACACAGTTATGGCACagtttttctattatatataatGCAATATTTAGAAAATAGCTGAACAGAAAATAGGAATCAACAGACagcaatgaaacttggtgggtaagTTTAAGTGATGTACGTTTAATGCTTGGCCGCTTGGGTGACATAAGCCAGGTGGGACTTATCTCTGTACCTTACCGACTGTATAAGGTTTTAGAACAACAGTGGATTATCTTCAGTGAAGAGTCCTGCTTTAGTCTTGGTGGGGACGACCAATAATTCCATGTGTGGAGACGTCGTTTTCAGCGCCGGGTTTGTTGTCACGTGTCATATGTCCAGAATCCTTTTTTTTCTGAATAGCATCACAATCCCAcatttccttctgggtgcagatCTTCATTTTTTAATGATGGTGTGTAATAAATATAAACGTATAAATATGCTTTATTTGTGTCATTTTCAGAGGTGGCGGTCCTGGCACCCTCCATGTGGACGAGGCCTCAGATAAAAGAATTTAAGGAGAAGATGGCCCAGGATGCAGAGTCTGTGATCACTGTGGGCAGAGGGGAAGTGCTGACTGTGCGGGTGCCCACTCACGAGGATGGCGCGTACTTGTTCTGGGAATTCGCTACGGATCATTACGATATCGGTTTCGGTTTACACTTTGAGTGGCCCAACTCAGACGGGACGACCGCCAGAACGTTACCGGAATCTGCTTCAGAAAACCAACAGGCTGGTAAGAGACGGACCTACAGCAGATACCCACAGACTTTAAACCCCAAGAGCCCAGAGCCGGTTCTGTATATTTATTCTAAGTTACTAATTCACTTAAACCCTAAAAGCCCAGAGCTTGTTCTGTATATTTATTCTAGGTTACTAATTCACTTAAATTAATTCCGCAACTCATTAGTGGTCATGGTCACATGACTGTAGtgaatatttaaaggtaaaaccaCACTGTGGAGTTTTGATTCAATATATAGGGTGATTTATGtcatttataaaaacacatcatatttattaaagctgattaaactaaaaatgtactttttatccAGTCAGAACAATGGGATCTAACactaaaccacttctgacaccaatttttacatttaaatgaataattaaaaaacaaaacagcacttttaaaaatcaatacagtatttcaaaaaaaaaaaaaatagctgtcagtattttttaataatctatTTTTTCATAGAGCCCACCCATGTAGACAAAAGCATATAGACACAAGTATATAGACTCACCCACGTATCCATTGCAGGTGGAGCTGAGGAGGAGAAGGACCAGTCTGAGAGCTGTAATGGAACCAGTGTTCCCAACGTGACCGAGGTGGTTCCCATCTACCGGCGGGACAGTCACGAGGAAGTGTACGCAGGAAGTCACCATTACCCCGGACAGGGAGTTTACCTGCTTCGATTTGACAACTCTTACTCACTGTGGAGGTCAAAGGTTGTGTACTACAGAGTGTACTACACAAGATAGACTCGTACTGAACTCAGAACAAGCAGGTTCTGACCCAACTGACCCAgaactttatattatataaacagttatataataactAACACTACGGTGTTTTGCACAGAGATCAgaacctttattttctttttaataagaAAAGCTTAGGCCACAGTTCTGCTCCAGCTGCTTTTTCACTGCAGGTCTGAACGGGTTCGAGTTCAGAGTAACGGTTCTGAGTTGTAAGTAATGGTTCTGGTGGATTTTCATCACAAATCCATTTCAGTACAGAATTTGTACAAACTGCTGGGACTGGTTGTCCCTAGACTTTATATCAGTCCCAAAAACTTTCGTTATGATCCCGAGCCAAATTAAAACCCCACATTATTTTAGCAAGTAGATTTTAGTT is a genomic window of Astyanax mexicanus isolate ESR-SI-001 chromosome 14, AstMex3_surface, whole genome shotgun sequence containing:
- the zgc:162964 gene encoding Golgi resident protein GCP60 isoform X3 translates to MEPEDLNPAETPEPQQPPEPPAEPQQPLEPPAEPQQQPEQQQSSDWNWGFSLEEIFRLALKFFKEMNGKAFNPTYEENLRLVALHKQVSLGPFNPNTSPEIGFFDVLGNDRRKEWARLGSMAKEDAMEDFVKLLNSCCSLFAPYVTSHKIEKEEQGRRLREEEERLRAEREEQERQDEEKKRQLKLEEERRKQEEEVRRKQEEDLLLLLEQKQQIMAALNAQTTVQFLRYAQQQFPDSPEQQQLLIQQLQEQHYRQYIQQAYQVEQKQQDSAVTQASQVTSHSDDMESVKNAINQSESQSPEPKPCHLFLGRSPGEVAVLAPSMWTRPQIKEFKEKMAQDAESVITVGRGEVLTVRVPTHEDGAYLFWEFATDHYDIGFGLHFEWPNSDGTTARTLPESASENQQAGGAEEEKDQSESCNGTSVPNVTEVVPIYRRDSHEEVYAGSHHYPGQGVYLLRFDNSYSLWRSKVVYYRVYYTR
- the zgc:162964 gene encoding Golgi resident protein GCP60 isoform X2, producing the protein MEPEDLNPAETPEPQQPPEPPAEPQQPLEPPAEPQQQPEQQQSSDWNWGFSLEEIFRLALKFFKEMNGKAFNPTYEENLRLVALHKQVSLGPFNPNTSPEIGFFDVLGNDRRKEWARLGSMAKEDAMEDFVKLLNSCCSLFAPYVTSHKIEKEEQGRRLEEEERLRAEREEQERQDEEKKRQLKLEEERRKQEEEVRRKQEEDLLLLLEQKQQIMAALNAQTTVQFLRYAQQQFPDSPEQQQLLIQQLQEQHYRQYIQQAYQVQQVEQKQQDSAVTQASQVTSHSDDMESVKNAINQSESQSPEPKPCHLFLGRSPGEVAVLAPSMWTRPQIKEFKEKMAQDAESVITVGRGEVLTVRVPTHEDGAYLFWEFATDHYDIGFGLHFEWPNSDGTTARTLPESASENQQAGGAEEEKDQSESCNGTSVPNVTEVVPIYRRDSHEEVYAGSHHYPGQGVYLLRFDNSYSLWRSKVVYYRVYYTR
- the zgc:162964 gene encoding Golgi resident protein GCP60 isoform X1, yielding MEPEDLNPAETPEPQQPPEPPAEPQQPLEPPAEPQQQPEQQQSSDWNWGFSLEEIFRLALKFFKEMNGKAFNPTYEENLRLVALHKQVSLGPFNPNTSPEIGFFDVLGNDRRKEWARLGSMAKEDAMEDFVKLLNSCCSLFAPYVTSHKIEKEEQGRRLREEEERLRAEREEQERQDEEKKRQLKLEEERRKQEEEVRRKQEEDLLLLLEQKQQIMAALNAQTTVQFLRYAQQQFPDSPEQQQLLIQQLQEQHYRQYIQQAYQVQQVEQKQQDSAVTQASQVTSHSDDMESVKNAINQSESQSPEPKPCHLFLGRSPGEVAVLAPSMWTRPQIKEFKEKMAQDAESVITVGRGEVLTVRVPTHEDGAYLFWEFATDHYDIGFGLHFEWPNSDGTTARTLPESASENQQAGGAEEEKDQSESCNGTSVPNVTEVVPIYRRDSHEEVYAGSHHYPGQGVYLLRFDNSYSLWRSKVVYYRVYYTR